In Paludibacter propionicigenes WB4, the genomic window AGACAGGCACAGGTAAAACAGCTGCTTTTGCTATTCCTATCCTGCAGTTGTTGCAATTAAATAAAGGAGCCGAAAGAGCTCCACGCAAAATCAAAGCATTGATTGTAACTCCTACGCGCGAACTGGCTATCCAGATTGGCGAAAGCTTTGCAGCCTACGGTCGATTTATGAATTTGCGGCATACCGTTATCTTTGGTGGTGTACCGCAAGGAGCACAAGTTGGCGCACTTAAAATGGGCGTTGACATACTGATAGCTACACCGGGTCGTTTACTCGATTTGCAAACACAGGGATATGTGAAGTTGAATGAGCTTTCTATATTCGTATTGGATGAAGCCGATCGTATGCTTGATATGGGATTCATACATGATGTAAAAAAACTGATTAAAATCATTCCTGCTAAGCGTCAATCGCTTTTCTTTTCGGCTACTATGCCCGAATCGATACGAGTGCTGGCCGGTTCAATCCTTACGAATCCCGAAGAAGTGGCTGTTACTCCGGTTTCAACCACTGCCGAAACTATTCAGCAAGAAATGTATTTTGTGGATGCAGTCAACAAAAAGGATTTGTTGATACATTTGTTGCAGGATAAATCAATTAAAACTGCTTTGGTGTTTACGCGCACCAAACATGGTGCGGATAAGGTACAGCGTTTGCTCACGAAAGCTAGAATTAAAGCAGAAGCAATTCATGGCAATAAGTCTCAAAATGCCCGTCAGAATGCGTTGCGAAATTTTAAAGACAGAACAACGCGTGTTTTGGTAGCAACCGATATCGCAGCACGTGGTATTGATATTGATGATTTGAATCTTGTTATTAATTATGAAATCCCGAATATCCCTGAAACCTATGTTCACCGTATAGGACGTACAGGTAGGGCAGGACTGGATGGAAAGGCTGTGTCGTTTTGCGATGCTGAAGAGCATGAATACCTGCGCGATATTCAAAAGCTAATTTCTATTCAGATTCCGGTAATTAAAGACCATCCGTTTCCGGCTGAAAACATGCCCGTAGTTGGTAAATCCAAGTCGAAATCAAAACCAAATCAGAATATCCGTCAGCCTAACCCGAATAAACCCAAAATTACACACAATAGAGCGCCGATAAGCAAAGCTGCTACAGACAGTGCCGCTGAACCCAGAAAAGTAATTGCTCCACCTGTGAAAAACGAAGCTCCAGCGAAACCTGTAGTTTCAAAGAAATTTTGGGGTAGAAAGTAATCAATAACTTTTAGATACTATAATAAGCAGAACAGAACCCTTTTTTGTAAGGAAGTTGTTCTGCTTTTTTTATTTCTATTAAACAATGATTACCTTTGTGGTGTTCTTGAATTATTAGGTTAACTATTGGTGTAAGATGAATTTGCTGCATAAAGACATAAAAACATATTCGTTTACTGAGGCATCGCAGGGGTATGCCGGCTTTGCGCTGAAGAAGCT contains:
- a CDS encoding DEAD/DEAH box helicase; this encodes MTFDKLDLIEPILNALSHEGYTQPTPIQEISIPIVLKGHDLLGCAQTGTGKTAAFAIPILQLLQLNKGAERAPRKIKALIVTPTRELAIQIGESFAAYGRFMNLRHTVIFGGVPQGAQVGALKMGVDILIATPGRLLDLQTQGYVKLNELSIFVLDEADRMLDMGFIHDVKKLIKIIPAKRQSLFFSATMPESIRVLAGSILTNPEEVAVTPVSTTAETIQQEMYFVDAVNKKDLLIHLLQDKSIKTALVFTRTKHGADKVQRLLTKARIKAEAIHGNKSQNARQNALRNFKDRTTRVLVATDIAARGIDIDDLNLVINYEIPNIPETYVHRIGRTGRAGLDGKAVSFCDAEEHEYLRDIQKLISIQIPVIKDHPFPAENMPVVGKSKSKSKPNQNIRQPNPNKPKITHNRAPISKAATDSAAEPRKVIAPPVKNEAPAKPVVSKKFWGRK